Genomic window (Cardiocondyla obscurior isolate alpha-2009 linkage group LG06, Cobs3.1, whole genome shotgun sequence):
tCGCGGTCAAAGCGGGAAGTGTCGGAATTGTGAAATAAGATTGTCTCGGTCCAAATATCGTCTAATGACAGGTTAGCGCAAGTGGAGCCGTCCAACGCGTGGTGGGCCCTCGGACGAAAGTCTGGGAGTTCAGAGAATACACATAAAGCCGAACGACTTAATACCGCAATTTTATCATTCCGACTTTGGTCGGGGACCTATTCCCCGGCGCCTCAGTTATCTGCGGtctcgaaataaaatcacGGTATCTTTTGTCTTTTCCTTTATACTCTCCGATTATTAGGCAAACTTGGCGGTATCGCAAACTCTCCCCGCTTCCTTTCTGCAGCGAAAGTCTAAAGGatgttatataataaaaatgtcgcAGAGAAAATATCAAACATATATTGTTTGCACGCCTTCTTCTAAATATTTCTCAACGTCCGCGTGTCTTTCCCGCTTATTAAAGTACTTTCTAATGTATCGTTTCACGATTTAATTCAATGTTATTCAATGCTCTAATCCAATCTTGACTTATAATTGCAATTACCGTACCGTATAGCTGGATCAAAATTTGCTCTAACAAGTAAacataatagaaaaaaaaaacaaaaaaagaggaaaaggtgAGATCGTGATGCAAGTCTGTGTGACGTACCACGTGCAACTTACGCATTGCCCTAGGGTACAAATGACCCACTAACCAATCGAATTGCTGAACCACCACCGATTACTTCTCGCTCCACCCACCTCCTTGATTATGCCAGCGTGCCCGCGAGGGCGGGAGGGGTTTTTATGCAATTTTGCAAGAATTTGAATAGCCGTTCGTAAAAAGTATAATGCGCCGAGCCGACCACGGTTTTTATTAGCCGTCCCACGTAGTGAGAGTAGAACGGGGGTCTAGACGCCGACCGTGCCCACCATTATTATTACCGTTAGAGAATAACTCGGTGCATAGCTAAATGTGGGAACTCCCCGAACTCGGTCGAGGGAGACGCGTCCGCCGCGAGATTTTACGAACGTCCGACCTTCTTTTCCCTGCAATCTTGCGGCGCTTCGTCGCCAGCCGCCATCCAGCTATGCATGCGAAAGCCACACTACCGAATTTCTCTAAGTTTTAAGGCGGCGGTAAATGACGCGGGACCGTACCCCCTTATTTGTGAGCGCGACACAGCAACATTTAGAggataaaagttaataatcGTTATAACGAACTGAAGAGATACCGTACCTGGTGACTTTGTGTTCCTCGAAGTATTTTGCGCGCTCCGCCTCGTCCATATCGAGAATCTTGTTCTCGAAGGCGCCACTGAAGGGAATCAACACCGCACCCGGATCGTTCTTGTCGACCCATTCCTTTATCTTAATTAACCTGTTACAAAAAATTGCGgaaggtaaaaaaaatccCCGCAAAGTGTAATTATTACATCGTTCTTTGACTCACGTACCACTTGTTCTTCTTACGTATGTAATCTTTTTCCGACAGGTTCACCAAATAGATAATCGGTTTCGACGTGAGGAACAGATATTTGTTCAACACTTCAATCTGAAAAATTTACGCATCGTTAAATTAAGGTGGACAGCtttcaataatttacaataaaatacaaattaaaaattgttattaaacttACATCGTTGGCACTCCAATCAGCGAACCTGATGTGTTTTTTTTCATCCGCCAGAACACCTTTTACCTTCAGAAGCGTGTCCTATAAAAAATACGAGTAGGAAGTTTCTACTTAAACACAAGATTCGCTTTTATTACGCAGCCCTATTTCTCGACAATCAAACGTAACAACGTCGGTATTCGTCAATCTCGCCAGACATTCGGATGCACGAACGTGGGCCATTGAGTAGGATAATTTCGCGATCGAATCGTGATTAGAGGATTGTACTGGACTAGAGCCCGCGGTCCCATTAACttcggcgagagaaagagagagagagggcgaAAAGGTAGCTTCGAATTCTCGAAAACTTTTGCCAAATTGCAAAGTCGAGAACGAGGGGGAGATCGGTAATTGCCGTGGGTCAATCCGCGGAAGGAAGGCAATCCAACGATCGACTCGTTCCAGGAAGCCTCGTTTCGCCCGCGTTCTCTTAAttttcttcgtaatttcgtAGTTGGCCTGACAAAGGGGGCTGCAAATGTGCTCGACAGACGTTCATGCACCGCGTATTAACATCACAAACGATTCGGCATTTGCATAgtcatatattaaataagcGTGTATAATGTTTAATACGTAACTAGTGTAGTTTTCTTGTTACAAGATCCACTGTactaaaatacaataatacaataatCGGCCACTTACGTATTCAGGTTTCAGCTTTTTGTCGTTGCCACGTATCACAAGCTTTTCCAGTTTCTCGAGATGCACGTTGAGAAATTCTACATCTTTCAGACGCAACTCCTCGCTGATAATGTCAAGATCCCTCACGGGATTCACGTCACCCTCCACGTGGGTGACGTCGTCATCCTCAAAGGCACCTAAGAAAGTACAGGTAAATGTATTCCGCCGTGTGGAGGGTAACGCAATCTAAAGTTGTGGGACGCTTTTAAGTGACGCTCTCGGCTCAAATACGAAGCTCGCATGTCGACTGTTTAAGCgagccgccgccaccgccacgcGAAGATTGCCGGGTTggtttaattgaaaaaattaccACCTGTCAGCCTGCCGGGGCGTATTAACCGGCAGAACTACCTCGAAATGTTATTTTCAGtgcgaatataatatatacctAACGATCGTTTTCTCAGACAAATCAGCGGCTGTTTAACGAATTACTACGTGTTACATTATCGCGATGTTAAACACGTGGATTACACTTCCGCGCTCTTTGCTTTGGAAACCAAAAACACTGAGTgccgataattttattaacatttacatgttttctcgtaaatattgcaaaagaaatttactttttcaCTCAGTAATGTTCGCACttaatccaaaaaaaaatataataaaattgcaataaaaatataatgtatattacaACATTTTCCTCACATATTTCAATCACGATAGACATTAGTATATAATTAGCAATTGACGGAACACTTACGACAAAGATGAAATATGCCGTCGCACGCACCGATGTGCGAGAGAAAACTGTTTCCTAAGCCCTGTCCCTCGGCGGCACCTTTCACCAGCCCGGCGATATCCATCACGTGCAAAAAGGCCGGAACTTTGCtgaaaattcaaaaatttcaattatggTCGAACAAGAAATAAATGTCGAACAATGTAATTTCTATTGCATCCTAAATAAGTTTGTCAAAGTTCAAACCAGGGAAAGTTGTAAAACGCTACATCAAGGGGTAGTATTTCGAGAATCCTCGATATCATCGCAACAGAGGTTATTTAATGATCACGAATTAAAGGTTGAATGCATGACGCACGCGCGCAGAATTGAAACTGAGGGAGAAGGAGAGGGACTGACGGTGACAACGAGGTGTATTTAAATGCTAATGCCAGCGGGCTCATTAAACAATTAGCCTTTGAAGGCAGGCGTCGGTGAAAGTGGACGAACTGACGAGTGGCGCAACGGAGGGAGAGACGGTGTATTAGCCGGCTTTCATCCACGGATCGTCAAATCATTCGACACGTGCCGGTAGTCGGGGTCGGCCTGGTGCATAGACGACGGGAACGCGGCGATAATAGGGCGGGCGATGAATCGGCCGCTCTTTGATCTGACACTGTTTCGCATTTCCAATGCCTCGATTCCCATCGAATCTGGCGCAAGACAAGCACAATTTACAATCAAGTATTCGCGTACAAAGAACAggtcggggaaaaaaaagagtggaCTTTTATTAACTGTCCGATTCTCGTCGTGTAACGAGACTTGAACTCTCGCAAGTCGAATACGTTTTGTGACAATTGAAAACGATTTTCCTAATCGATACTTTACATTGTCAGAATCTCTCCCTCGTTCGCGATATCATACTTCAGCTATTTGTCCGTTGTTTTACGCGAGAATCTACCTGCGGCGACGCTGCCGGTATTAAGAGTGCTACATCACGTGCCGAGGCGAATAAAGAAACGTGTAGCGTCGTGACGAACGGGGACCTCGCGTTTCGTAGACGAATTTAGACCAATCTGCATTGCAGATCGCTCCCTCGTTCTCTGCCTCCTCTTCGCCCTTCGTCTTGCTTCGCGAATAAAAGCGAAGAAGTATGGAAATGTCCCCGGTTATTCCGACTCGTTTCCCTTCACGAGGGTGCATCTTTACGTGGTACTATGTGCTCCCATTCTGTTGTACACATTTACTCTACGTTCTATGTATTTTGGGAGCGTTCATCGCTGTTTCTTACCTAGCCGGTTTAAAGTATTCGCAGAGGTAGTCAAATCTCACGTCAGGCACCGGAACGCGACGTGCTGGAAAAGAGAACATGGGATAGCTTAAATTCTTGACAAAAGCgattattcttttaatgtaTGACGACGTTCTGTCTGCGACAAAAGCCGAGATAATAAAGAAGCTAAATAAAATAGCAGAATAATCGTGTACAAAActtaaaattacaatcaattattaataaaataaaataaaaacaattaaattaaaattaataataataatgtagaaGCGGGATAAAAAGAATGAAGGATACCCGCGgcttaaatttaagaaatatcgCTCAAGATTTATATAAGcgtattaaaatacttattttcATTAGGATCGATGGTGCAGAATGGAAAATTTTCAGCTGCCGCTTGACTTTTGGTGAGAACGTTGAAGAAGGTCGACTTCCCAACATTCGGTATCCCGACAATTCCCATTTTCAAATTGGTGCCGACACGTCCGATTAGCGGCCTCCGCTCGGGTTCCTCAGGCTTCTTTGGAGCCATGctgaaaatacagaaaatattagTACGCCAATATTTCTCGCCGATGTGTCCAGCGCAAAGCGACGCGGAACGAGTGCCGCGAAGCGTCGTACGCAACATAATCGGTTAATGGCCGCCGAAACATGGACGCGAGACACGTCGTGCCCGGCGGGTGCGATCCTTGTGCACTCCCCGAAATACTTAAGCGCGGCTGCGGTATtccgtgcgtgcgtacgtgcaTGCACGGACCGCCCCGGGCCGAGCTACGGAATCCGCCGGCCGGCATCGCTCCTCCGGAACGCTCGCGGTgactaattatattaatgcgGACGGCACATCGCGGGCCAATTGCTGTATTTACCACGAGATTGAGCTCCTCCGTCCCGCCGGCATACGACCGGCTCGTCGCCGCCGCTGTATCAAAGACCGAGGTAGGTCCGCGCGGGGGAAGAAATACGCCGGGCAAGGGGGGTGAAAGCCGGGATTACTGGGCACCAGAGCCGCGAATCACCGGCATCACGCCGAGAATCTGCAACCGCGCCCGAGGCCGCCAATCCCGCCACCGTCTTCGCGGTTCCTGTTCCTCCTGCCCTCCAACGCCATCTTCTTCCTTTCCTCcctttcctcctcccccctctAACGCGTCCCCCGCTGCTCGCGCACTCGCGCGTCCCCCGCTGCCCGCGCACTCGCGCGTCTCAACGTGAAACCACGGCGCCTCTCGTCGTTTTTCATCGCGGTCCCGGGGAAATTTGCAAATTACGATAATGGAGGAGCATCTCTCGAAGAAGCGTTCCGCCCGCATGCTACTCCGAGCCTCCAGAGCTGCCTTGGCGCCGCGGCGTGACCGTCCCACCCCTTTTACGACGTCGCCTCGCTTTTGCAGATCGCTAGACGCGCGGTTAATGGACGATTCCGGAGGAGACGCGCTGTGCCGCCGTTGATCGAGACGCCCGGACCGATGATGGCCTCGAGGTAATTCGCTAATCGTGAAAAATCCGTAAAATGCTCTactgagaaaagaaaacgtagTCCGCGTAgtgtaagaataataattataaaaatatattccttaATTCATCTATCATATGCCGCAACTTGTTTCAGATCTTATGCGTTTCGTAGAACAGCGATTTCGCaaagcaataattaatattttgtaatttttagtGACTCGAGTAATGAAGCATCTGGCATATTCGTCGTGGTATccaaatagaaaataattcaatctACAAAATTCTCGAAGCTTTCGGAGATGTGCGCCTAGCCACCGCGTAGCGGCGCCGTGAGCACCGTGAACAAGATGACCGATCGGTGCCGCCGCCTGACGTCCGGCGGACGAGGCAGTTGTCCGTACCGCACTCCCCGCACTCTGCGCCCGTCTGCGGTAACGTATTGTGGTAACTGCACTGGGAACTTAACCTCACCTCGCCACCGGGACGACCGCACGTCGACGGGACCGTCACATACGGATCTCTATGACTTATGGGTATCACGTCCACGTTCGTCGCGGGAGTATTAGCATCCCGTGCCCTGGCGAGCTCGACACAAGCGGCTCATCGACTCGCGTAGCTCTCAACGTTCGCGATTTTGCATGCAATCCCTCTCCGAGTCGCAGAGCCttagcgaataaaaaaaaaaacagggcGACCTGCACTCGTTCCGCAGGTTAGCACTCCACttcctttaaaatattaccttTATGCTTGCGTTTTGTGCGTTTGCGATACAAATATTAGGACGCCGTCGGATGCACGGATTACGCGAGACAAACGGCACGGCACGCACGTAGACGACGTCACGATTTCGACCGGCGACACGCGGGGTTGCAGGGTTTTCACTTATCCGCTGGAATCCGTGGCTCGGAATACACGTAGGCGCTCCGGTGGTAATGCAGCTTCGGTTGGCGCAGCGCGGATCGGAGATTGCCGGGAGGAAGAAGAGGGAGAAATTTCGCACTCCCGAAATAAGTTCGTTTACGGAAGGATTCAGAAGGATTCATTAAGCGCTagtatttaacataatttagTTGTATTAATTAGTTGTATAAGTATCGATAGACTACGATTGACTTGTATAGACCAGTCGAGCCTTTGCGGTTAGGAGAAAGAACGACTCGCAAGTACGCAATGAAGTTGCTCATTAAATTGGCAACTCTGCGGTTTAAAAAAGTTGCTGCgtctgttttaatttaacggTGCTCCTTGTCGATTGACTTACATTTCTTTCGCGATGTTGAGGTGATTGTTGCGTCGATCAGTGAGTTGATGCCATCAATGATGCCATCAATGATCGCCTATTGAAGCTCGTGTTGCGCCAAAGCGAATTTAAGGTAAAATACGGATGTAATAGACACTCACGATCACACCGCCGTGATTTATGTGAACAGTGCAGACTATAAGGTTATGGTCGCAATTTTTACATCGAACCTTCTAGaacattttcttaattttcttgaCAAAAGAATCAACGAATTGTATCGGTGAGCGATTTTCAATGTATTATACGTACCTTATACATGTAATTAATGTTGTCATGTTGTTAATTTTTAGGCGCTAATTGAGAAATGCGGAATAATATACAGAATAATACAGGGTGAAAATAATGACTTGACAATTCATCGAATTTTGCACAAGAGAACATACAGCAAGCTTTcctgattaaattatttcatcgtAGTTTCGTCTTTTACTTATGTGTAAGTTGTGTTcggaataatatatgtaatgtaGAATATGTATAAGTGTGTACAACATcagtatgaatattttaaaatgtatgcCATGATGTGTATGT
Coding sequences:
- the LOC139103357 gene encoding obg-like ATPase 1 isoform X2 is translated as MAPKKPEEPERRPLIGRVGTNLKMGIVGIPNVGKSTFFNVLTKSQAAAENFPFCTIDPNESRVPVPDVRFDYLCEYFKPASKVPAFLHVMDIAGLVKGAAEGQGLGNSFLSHIGACDGIFHLCRAFEDDDVTHVEGDVNPVRDLDIISEELRLKDVEFLNVHLEKLEKLVIRGNDKKLKPEYDTLLKVKGVLADEKKHIRFADWSANDIEVLNKYLFLTSKPIIYLVNLSEKDYIRKKNKWLIKIKEWVDKNDPGAVLIPFSGAFENKILDMDEAERAKYFEEHKVTSALDKIIVQGYRALQLQYFFTSGHDEVKAWTIQKGTKAPQAAGKIHTDFEKGFIMAEVMKYEDFKNEGSESAVKAAGKYRQQGRNYVVEDGDIIFFKFNAGAGLKDAKKK
- the LOC139103357 gene encoding obg-like ATPase 1 isoform X1; this translates as MPAGRRSSISCMAPKKPEEPERRPLIGRVGTNLKMGIVGIPNVGKSTFFNVLTKSQAAAENFPFCTIDPNESRVPVPDVRFDYLCEYFKPASKVPAFLHVMDIAGLVKGAAEGQGLGNSFLSHIGACDGIFHLCRAFEDDDVTHVEGDVNPVRDLDIISEELRLKDVEFLNVHLEKLEKLVIRGNDKKLKPEYDTLLKVKGVLADEKKHIRFADWSANDIEVLNKYLFLTSKPIIYLVNLSEKDYIRKKNKWLIKIKEWVDKNDPGAVLIPFSGAFENKILDMDEAERAKYFEEHKVTSALDKIIVQGYRALQLQYFFTSGHDEVKAWTIQKGTKAPQAAGKIHTDFEKGFIMAEVMKYEDFKNEGSESAVKAAGKYRQQGRNYVVEDGDIIFFKFNAGAGLKDAKKK